The following are from one region of the Brienomyrus brachyistius isolate T26 chromosome 13, BBRACH_0.4, whole genome shotgun sequence genome:
- the LOC125706053 gene encoding tetraspanin-3-like, with protein MGQCGITSSKTVLVFLNLIFWAAAGILCYVGAYVFITYDDYEHFFEDVYTLIPAVIIIAVGTLLFIIGLIGCCATIRESRCGLATFVIILLLVFATEVVVVVLGYVYRAKVEDEVDSSIQKVYEEYNGTNSDAPSRAIDYVQRQLHCCGIHNYSDWRNTRWFKEVRNNSVPISCCRPGVVNCTGSLTRPGDLYPEGCEALVVKKLKEIMMYVIWAALTFASIQMLGMLCACVVLCRRGRDPAYELLVSGSTYA; from the exons ATGGGCCAGTGCGGTATTACGTCTTCGAAGACAGTTCTGGTTTTCCTTAACCTAATATTCTGG GCGGCAGCTGGCATTCTGTGCTACGTCGGAGCCTACGTGTTCATCACATACGATGACTACGAGCATTTCTTCGAGGACGTGTACACACTCATCCCCGCCGTCATCATCATCGCCGTTGGGACCCTCCTGTTCATCATTGGGCTGATCGGCTGCTGCGCCACGATACGAGAGAGCCGCTGTGGCCTGGCAACA TTTGTGATAATCCTGTTGCTGGTGTTTGCTACCGAAGTTGTGGTGGTGGTTCTGGGTTACGTGTACAGAGCAAAG GTTGAAGACGAGGTCGATTCTTCCATCCAGAAGGTGTACGAGGAGTACAATGGGACAAACTCGGATGCCCCCAGCCGTGCCATCGACTATGTGCAGAGACAG CTTCACTGCTGCGGCATTCACAACTACTCAGACTGGAGGAACACGCGCTGGTTCAAGGAGGTCAGGAACAACAGCGTCCCCATCAGCTGCTGCAGGCCTGGCGTTGTAAACTGCACCGGATCCCTCACCCGCCCGGGAGACCTCTACCCAGAG GGCTGTGAAGCTCTTGTCGTGAAGAAATTGAAGGAGATCATGATGTACGTCATCTGGGCGGCACTGACATTTGCGTCAATACAG ATGCTGGGCATGCTGTGTGCCTGCGTGGTTCTGTGCCGGAGGGGCCGTGATCCTGCCTACGAGCTGCTGGTGAGCGGCAGCACATACGCCTGA